The genomic stretch CTATCTCAGCTATAGCATTCCgaattatgtataaaatgcTGCAATAATATACCATCTTATATTGTGATCATGCCGGCAATGGAAAATGTATCCATTGATTAACCATACGTTAACAAAGCGCGAGCTAGCCCTAGATAATGTTCTGTTAGATTCGGGGGCCGGAGTAGGCGAAGTTGGTAATATTTGCAATTCGAGAGTATTGCATAGGCGGATAAAGTAACACGCCTGTAGCGGTGGCTTTTCTATCTCCGTCTAAAGACCGATGTGGAAGCGAATAAGACAATAACATCGGTACATCACTTAATCATGTCGGTATTGTGCTATGCATACTTTCTGGCTACTTGAATTGTCGATAGCTTACCATTCAATTCTGCTTTTATACGCCAACTCCCATTAGGCTGGTTCTTTTTAGGTCGAGATATTCCGACTTCCAGGTAAGGTGTCGGGTAATATACTCGGCGGGTAAGCGCGTAACTATCGTTTTTCCAACTTCCAAAATGATGTCATCTGTGGATCAATGCGCACGCATTTATCTggcaagaaaaatttaatcggCCGTTAGCTACCGGATCCTTTCCCTGGACGTTGGCTGAAGTATTGACCGGAGGTTGCCCGCCCTTGGTAGAAAATGCCTGCAAGCTGacgtgcattttttttcccttaaaCATAGGTAGCTCactatttcattttccatttcatcACACTGTGGCTTTCTCTGCGGAATTGTACGGAATGTACTACGGCTCCGCTGACGAAAGATATACGAAGCTTGTGGGTTCCGTACACCAGTTTATCACAGAATATTGCGCGTCCATGGGCATATCAGTTTCATCCTTTATCGACCGCGATATGCAGTTTCACAAGAAAAATAACTGCAGATAGCTGTTTCGTTTTCGGACCCACcagtggtgaaaaatttaaccagACTGGTGGTCTTTACATATCACAACGACAATTGTATTCGTGCATTCTTGTTTATCGCTGTTGCGATTGGTTAATTCTATCCGTAAATCTAGATTTAACCGTACGACAACGGTGCCATGCAGTGGCTCCGAATGTCTGAacgaatattatttatagGTAAGCTGTTAGCGAAGACGTTTACGTAAATGAAAACCAAAACGATCTGTGTAAACGGTGTTTTATTTATGTGTATCTTCTATCTTGTATTCAGTAATTCTGGCTAGCGGCAACTTGCGTGTGtgaatagataaataaatagacTTACACAGTAAGAAGATGCAATTCTTATACTTCGTGATTACgttctgaatttttcttgtaactaGGCAAGTATAATTAAATAGGTGGCTTACATCTTATTATCCTTTGTAAGAATTAGAACTGTCTTGAATGCAGCCTGCTATTTTGCGATCCATACGCAATTGTAAATgatgtatttttcgattaagATCATTCGTCCGTTATCACGTCAAACACCAAATTTTAGTGAAATATCCATATCACACCATAATACGGTAATATATCGTAGATATTGCTGCAAATCAAttattgatataattattgaaagcGAAATTACGTTAGATGATGTGAGTTGTATGTGTAATGTACCGTGAAAGGTACTTCAGTGTGCCACTACAGGTTTTCCgcagtttattatttttgcaaacaAGACTGCAAGTCTCTTATGCCATACAGTGAACATTGTTCAAAATCATAactaaaaaatataagaacaATTTGATGTGTCATTCTAGATTCAGTCAACATTATCCATATGTTGCTACTATTTCTGTGATCTAATATCCAAATCGAAGCCCCAAACTTATATTTTAAACAGCCAGTTGAAATAATGGAGTGTGAAGACGATGACGAACTTATGTGCGGAACAGGAAAATCAAAAAGTCATGAAACTGAGTTGAATGGAATCAATAAAGTGATAGCAGAGACTGTTGccaataaaaacgaaaataacggTAACATAACTTCATAGCACTCTCGACTATTTCTAAATTATAGATTTCAAAATGCTGGCTAAGGATAAAAATCTTTTGTCACAATAGTACGAAATACTTATAAGAATACTTATAAGAATGATTGTTGTTATAGATTTTATCATGAAATTAGTTTTGATCAATGAAACTAAAAACTCTTTTGGCCActcatatttaaaaattaatcagtTTCTAACAGAGTTAGATTCTGAATCTAATGATGAACAGAAACTAGTGAGCTAAACATCGATAATGTTACAGCAGCACAGGCAATATCTACTGAAAATAAGGACGACAGGGTTCACATTACAGAAAAGTCACATTATTCTCTGAAGACAGATGATAGTAAGGTGGGCGAAATGTGGCCGCAGCCTTCAGAAATGGTTACAAATGACAGTCCGCAACAGGTAGAACCATCTGAGGAGTCGAATTTGATGAAAAGTGGGCTGGATTCAAAGGATCAAGGAACAACAACTTCTATTGGCGAGTTTACTCAGTCAAAAAGAGGAATTTCAGAAGGTAAATATCGGCCTTGCAGTCTTCGATATACATTAAAAACTGATATGACGAAAATTGAATGGTTTGATTACAAAATGAATTCACTTGGTACAGGCCAAGAGGATGGTGATAGACTTTCAAATAATGAATCGAAGTACAGTTTGGATACAGACTCTAGTAAACGTCAAAAAacagatgaaaatataaatggGTCCCGAGAAGCTAATTCTAGGAATGAGGTTCCAACACAATTTCACAAGCTGAAGTCAAAAGTCAGGAAACGAAACTATCGTGTCAAACAGAATGTACAGGATGAGGCTCACGATAGTTCGGATGATGTACTCACTGGTGAATCAACTGGTGAAGAGACGGAAGGTGAGTCTCCCATAAAACccgttttgaaaattaagtcACATTTAACGCAGCATGTGAAGATaaacttggtgaaaaaatcTCATTCAGCTATGGTCACATTACTAAGAAACATTGCACAATTTTATAAGAATTGCATTTGTAGTTTTTTCTGACCTAATTGGtaatagaaaataattccTTGACCTTACAAAACAGCGCTGAAAATTTCCCGATTAACTTATTCTTTCTAGCCATTGATGGGGATGTTGCCCAAAGTGAATATGATCTACCGTCAACTGTGAATGAAGAGTCAAATTTGAGTTCACATCTGGATATTGCCGAAGACACCAATGATGAATCGGAAGAAAATAGTGAAGGGCAGGAGGATGATCATACCGGTTGGTGGTGCcaatactaaaaaataataagcTGGCATTGTTGTTACCTTGATAATAATCATCAACTCTAAGGCtttaaattatgaaaaacaaacttGCTGCAACCTATATCTTTTATGTAGGCGATGACAACTCCAATGAATGGACGTCAGCCAGTGAGTCGATGAGCTCTAATGAGCCAGTCCACCCAGTTCTGTCtaaagaaaaaccaaaacccCAGTGGTTTATTGTTCCCGAACTGATCAACCGGCAACTTGGTTGCAACAGACTGTTCCAGAGCAGATTCTATGGCTCGCTTCATACTGTAGAACGACTAGAACTTATGTACAAACTAAAGGAACACAAGGTTTGCTTTATTATGTTTACTGTTTCGTCTGCACGAATACTAAATTATCAGCAATAAGTTTTTTCTTATGTAGCTCGTAAGAgcataattttcttttttaaacaaaaactaTGATCAcagtataatattgaaattattctcatCAGGGCTGTGTCAATACGTTAAGTTTTAACCAAAGAGGGAATTATTTGGCTAGTGGTTCTGACGATTTGATGGTAGTTATATGGGATTGGCCATTAGGAAAGAAACATGAATCGTTTAAAACTGGTCATACAAGTAATGTATTTCAGGTAATTATTGCCAATCTCTCATCTCAAATGTATTCCATTGAAATTTAACATAATTATAGTACAACACAATGTTACATCTGCAGGCATCGTGGTTGCCTTTGCCATCTGAACATTTGATGGTAACGTGTGCACGTGATGGACATGTCAGATTAACGGATCTCCATAAATCATCGGTAGACTATTCGCGGCGACTTGCAGCTCACCAAGGCCCAGCTACAAAGCTCTCGATTCATCCTGAAATACCACACGTAATACTTTCTGTTGGTGAAGATGCCAAAGTATTCGCAATTGATATACGCCAGAACAAACCTACAACGTAAGTCCAGTGTACATTTCTTAATGactattgaaaattaattcgaCATTCAAATGTATTGAACTAACGCAGAGTTCATTCTGTATCTTTGAGAAGAAATCttaacaaaatttatacacgaaAGCAACAGGAAAAGCAAAAAGGAATAGCAAATAATATCGTTCTAGACTCTTGACAGTGAAGGAAGGCCAATCGCAAGTCGCGTTATACAGCATCAATTCGAATCCATTCAATAGTAACGAATTTTGCCTAGGTGGACGAGATCAATATGTGCGTTTATATGATAAACGGAAAGTTTCTACACCCTTGTACAAGCTTTGCCCGAAACATTTGGTGTGTATTTTGGATGTATCATTTGTTCTGTACAAGATTCAACAAGCTAATAACCTggtattaattaaataaaataattataaataatcatgttattgcagaaaaataacaaaagtcATGCCCATGTCACTTCAGTGAAATACAACTATAACGGATCAGAAATCGTAGCATCCTATAATGATGAAGATATATACTTGTTTGATACTCTTTTCCCATTTTCAATTGGAGATTTTGCTCACAGATATCAGGGCCATCGAAATAATGCAACGGGTGGGTATTGTAACTAAGAATATCTAGCTGAAGAAATGTTGCTTTTTTGAAATTCCTATTTCAGAACAACATGTTTCTTACAAGATGTCATATTTCTAAATggcaattataattttcagtaaaagGAGTGAATTTCTTTGGGCCGAAAAGTGAATTTGTTATCTCAGGTTCTGATTGtggtaacatttttatttggGAGAAGAATACTGAGGCGATTGTGCAGTGGATGACTGGAGATGAGAATGGCGTGGTATGTAGTATCTAATCTAACAACCGTTTCAGTATATGAAGATGTGTAAACAAGTAGTGGGAAATAATACGCCCAGTAGTTTCCATACTTTCCATAACTTTTCGGCATTCCGTATTAGGTATATATCTCTACTACTAAACTACAGTCGGGTAGTAATGAACTACACATGCGTAAAGTGATGTGTGTAATGATAAGAAGGGTTACATAAAAAGTCAGAATGCAAGAAGTTGTGGAAGTTCAACCGGACTTGGATTTTTATGAGTTTGATTTTCCTCCCAAACTTACCAAAACATGAATTCATTGCAGGTGAATCGGCTAGAACCACATCCGCACATTCCAGTTCTAGCTACTAGTGGATTAGACTATGATGTTAAAGTGTGGGTCCCATCATGCGAGAAACCACCAGTTATGAAGGATTTGGAAACGGTGAAGTGTTGAATGATTTTACATAGAAACAAGCATTAGCTTTTGTATTAGTTATTCTTGTATAACAAACTTTTTGTAGacatgtatttataataaaaatgaatttataataaaaatttccagtGCATCAAGTATAACATGAGGAGCAGAGAGCGAGACATGTCCAGGGATCCAGATGCATTTGATGGACAGTTGCTCTGGTTTTTATGGAGACACGTTAGAGAAAGTGAAGAACCAAGAGTGAGTTGTTTTGAATCTTGAACTGATTCGGAATCAACAATTATTTCTGCTCCTTGAAAATAAACTACCCGTAATGTTAGGAGTAGTGGAATACACTAAAATAATACGTCAATCATACATTACAACAGTATTGATTATTGAGGATATGATAGTGTGACCGCGAAATCTGAAAACCGgggaaaacggaaaaaatcAGGGACTTTTGTAATAGAAAAACAGTGGTAGCCTGTACCAGCAGTTTGGACCCCGCAGAATTAAGTACGTATGACCTCTTTCTGTATTGAATAGGTCCGTGCTCGGGGGTCAGGTCGAGGGTCTGGTGATGCGCAAGACGGTGAAGATGCTGGTACATCCAGTGACAATACGTCAAGTCACAGTAACAGCGCATCAGAAGACGAGAGTGATGAGAGGCCGCAGTGTTCTCCGTCTTAAATTCAATGCCATGGTGAGTTTGTGCAGCATAATGTTATAACTGTAATACAATTTTCTGACGGAATAAGTACCTACGGTGTAGAAATGATTTAGTACAGTAGATGTGGATTCATTATTCCCAAACCCAGATACCCAGATATTCATAGGTATCTCCAGTATGCAAACCTCGCGTCCAAACGACTCGCAATTTTCTATATGCCAGTAATTTCGTTCACTGGAAAAAAGTGTAATTATGCCAGCATGAAGCTACCATCTTGAGATTTGCGACAAACAactaaaattcatttcaaacgGTCACATTGTTAACTCGAATAATCTCGCCATTTAGCTGTAATTTTTGTAGCAATTAATTTTCGCTTACTACTGGGAGGGATTTACAGAAAATGCAATttattataactatatttGTAGATAAATATTATAGTCAGGTATCTGAGATGAATTAGATTACGATGAGTTTATGAAAggattttataaatttccaacctacatttaaaaatatgacgCAAGCGACACAACGCATTTCCTCCTTGAAACCGAAATTGACTCGAAGTACATCATGCGTACATTAAACATTGAATTTATTAGACGCTTGTTCGCGATTTTCACAATTATGTCAAGCTATTTAGAGGATGAAATGTAAGACTTACAGAGCATTTCCTTTCAACTGTTGTGTAGCTTAGCTCTTGAAGCAAGACTTGAATCTGATCGTAAGGTTCAACGTTCAAGGTGGAATCACTGGAAAACAGATACATAGGTCTTTTAGATTCTATGAATTCAAGTCTCCTACCGAGCCACAATTtagtgaattttcaaacatttggGTTCGTACGTCAGGTAGTTTGGTGTATTGAAATCATCTGGGCAACAATAATGCAAGATggacgaataaaaaatatcaacatgGGTGCAAAGTGAAAGGAAAGATCATAAATTTATTCCGTTAATActacaattataattatttataaatattaccccatcattaatataaaaaacatGCTAGCATATTATCATTGGAATATTATGGACATGCTGCGGCTCAAATCATTCAATGCACCATTCACTGCTAGCACGCTgtcttgatttaaaaattcatcgtttgATTGTTGGCATAATTTCCAGTTCTTCCTACAATCAATGGCTGTCATAGATTGATGGAAAACAAATATTCGAATGAAGACACTTAcgacaataaaatttatgtaaatattttcaattcattagcAGCTTTAACAAATGGTTATTTCTGTAATATGGTTATCTGGGTACTCTATTCTCCGAACGGACGAAATTTAATACTTTTATAGTTTTCTTCAATCTTATATTCTAGCTGCATTGCGATGTGTATTTACATTGCATtggtaaaaaatcatcaatggattttattttttgtgcaTCCAAAGACTGAACCGTTGTTGTATACAATGGGTACTATGATGTGTAACAAATATGGACTGGATCACAGTTTACGGTTGGTTGGTATTTTAAGTTGTTCTTTATTCATAAGTGTATTCAAATAATAAGTTTAATAGAAAGTTAGTCTTACCATGAATCTATTTCTTCAACACTTACATAAATTCAGGCATTTGTTAACAATGATAAAAGTCAACAATTACTAAATATTTCTGTTCGTGccaaaattatttgaaacaatCTGGAGTCGTATATAGGTACAATCACAATGCATTGAAAACTGTCGTGTAtaaatttaaggaaaataCATTTCTCGAAAGCTGGTTTTTACTGTCATTTGTCAAGAGTTTTCATTTGAAAGTGCATGTTATAGGAATGTACATAATGCGGTAGAGTAGATTTTGAGTACACACTAAACGCATATCTATGTAATAGTAGTTTTcaaatgtatatttatttgtttctctACATTCGGAAAAGAACTTTGCGAGGGGGGGGTTAGTACATACTCTCATTGTTATATAAGGTTGATTTACCActatatgtattttttctccCTAAAAATTGTGATAAACATGTTTTTAGGGTTTTGATATACAGAAAAGTTGAATAAAGGGTTGTTTTCAATAACCGAATACGTTGTAATTGTATTAGTAACCAAGTTTATACATTTGCGACTTTTTCTACCATCTTACGGGAACGTACTTACCCATgagctaaaaaaaatttaagatgaATATGTATCTGAAACTTTCAACGAATTTAAGTCTCGCCATTCTTGACTTGGAAACTTTTATATGAAGACTAATTAAATCTCACTTTCCTCAGTCACAGACTTGGATCGCCAAGCCGAAAAAGGATgacataatataataaatcggtatacattattattaatagtgacacatgtataataaacaatattCTACCATAAGTAACAAACTAGGACTTGTTAATATTATACTATGTATCAATGTactaagttttttttttcatatagtTGTTGTATTCAACTAGTGCGATTTTATATCAAAACATTGGAATCTGTAAGCTTACACAATAATGGTGCTTCAAATTTTAGTGTCACATTCTATCTGAGATTTTTTTGTGAACTCTTTCCACGTTGATCGTGTTTTTGCTCACACACCGGCTAGTCTTGTGTTGTACCcgttcaacaaatttttagaATATTCCAATTGATTGAGCAAGTCCTGCATACATGTGCAGAGTAGTCGCCCCCATGAACAAAGTTGTAACAGCTTTGATGAAAAGAGATGACCAGGGTCCAGCCAGCAGAAGTGAGCTCAAAAAATCTAATATCAGCGATCTATAAACTGTCAATAAAAGCATGCTCACTACGACTGGCACAAGACCTCGCCTCAAATCGTGCCGTGACCACAACCAGACTAAGGTTGCGGTTGTAATGTGTTGAAcctgttgtaaaaaaataaatgagtaTGAATAGATAACCAGAGTAGAAGGAATTCTTAAACACAGAAAAATCTTAAATACTCGCTACGGTGCGTTTAGGTTAAATGTTCAATCGAGAGTAAATATCTTTAGACTTGGGTACTTGTCCTAAATACCGAATGCTTTCGGAAACAATATTATTACCAAGCTTATATTTGATTCGAGACTCTTCTGAATGTATTTCCAGTCAAACTCTGCTCCTCGAGCTCCAACCCATAGCAGTAAAAATCTAGTCAGCAATACCTCGGCACCGGCCCATCCTATACCAGCA from Neodiprion virginianus isolate iyNeoVirg1 chromosome 3, iyNeoVirg1.1, whole genome shotgun sequence encodes the following:
- the LOC124301235 gene encoding DDB1- and CUL4-associated factor 8-like isoform X1, producing the protein MECEDDDELMCGTGKSKSHETELNGINKVIAETVANKNENNAAQAISTENKDDRVHITEKSHYSLKTDDSKVGEMWPQPSEMVTNDSPQQVEPSEESNLMKSGLDSKDQGTTTSIGEFTQSKRGISEGQEDGDRLSNNESKYSLDTDSSKRQKTDENINGSREANSRNEVPTQFHKLKSKVRKRNYRVKQNVQDEAHDSSDDVLTGESTGEETEAIDGDVAQSEYDLPSTVNEESNLSSHLDIAEDTNDESEENSEGQEDDHTGDDNSNEWTSASESMSSNEPVHPVLSKEKPKPQWFIVPELINRQLGCNRLFQSRFYGSLHTVERLELMYKLKEHKGCVNTLSFNQRGNYLASGSDDLMVVIWDWPLGKKHESFKTGHTSNVFQASWLPLPSEHLMVTCARDGHVRLTDLHKSSVDYSRRLAAHQGPATKLSIHPEIPHVILSVGEDAKVFAIDIRQNKPTTLLTVKEGQSQVALYSINSNPFNSNEFCLGGRDQYVRLYDKRKVSTPLYKLCPKHLKNNKSHAHVTSVKYNYNGSEIVASYNDEDIYLFDTLFPFSIGDFAHRYQGHRNNATVKGVNFFGPKSEFVISGSDCGNIFIWEKNTEAIVQWMTGDENGVVNRLEPHPHIPVLATSGLDYDVKVWVPSCEKPPVMKDLETCIKYNMRSRERDMSRDPDAFDGQLLWFLWRHVRESEEPRVRARGSGRGSGDAQDGEDAGTSSDNTSSHSNSASEDESDERPQCSPS
- the LOC124301238 gene encoding transmembrane protein 147 yields the protein MTLYHFGNCLALVYVPYYLTYKYSGLSEYGAFWKCIQAGGIYIFTQLVKMLALATFFPTADSVGQEGFDIVGEFLKSTIDLADLVGILLVLNGIPGKGHAKVLTAGIGWAGAEVLLTRFLLLWVGARGAEFDWKYIQKSLESNISLVQHITTATLVWLWSRHDLRRGLVPVVVSMLLLTVYRSLILDFLSSLLLAGPWSSLFIKAVTTLFMGATTLHMYAGLAQSIGIF
- the LOC124301235 gene encoding DDB1- and CUL4-associated factor 8-like isoform X2 — its product is MECEDDDELMCGTGKSKSHETELNGINKVIAETVANKNENNAQAISTENKDDRVHITEKSHYSLKTDDSKVGEMWPQPSEMVTNDSPQQVEPSEESNLMKSGLDSKDQGTTTSIGEFTQSKRGISEGQEDGDRLSNNESKYSLDTDSSKRQKTDENINGSREANSRNEVPTQFHKLKSKVRKRNYRVKQNVQDEAHDSSDDVLTGESTGEETEAIDGDVAQSEYDLPSTVNEESNLSSHLDIAEDTNDESEENSEGQEDDHTGDDNSNEWTSASESMSSNEPVHPVLSKEKPKPQWFIVPELINRQLGCNRLFQSRFYGSLHTVERLELMYKLKEHKGCVNTLSFNQRGNYLASGSDDLMVVIWDWPLGKKHESFKTGHTSNVFQASWLPLPSEHLMVTCARDGHVRLTDLHKSSVDYSRRLAAHQGPATKLSIHPEIPHVILSVGEDAKVFAIDIRQNKPTTLLTVKEGQSQVALYSINSNPFNSNEFCLGGRDQYVRLYDKRKVSTPLYKLCPKHLKNNKSHAHVTSVKYNYNGSEIVASYNDEDIYLFDTLFPFSIGDFAHRYQGHRNNATVKGVNFFGPKSEFVISGSDCGNIFIWEKNTEAIVQWMTGDENGVVNRLEPHPHIPVLATSGLDYDVKVWVPSCEKPPVMKDLETCIKYNMRSRERDMSRDPDAFDGQLLWFLWRHVRESEEPRVRARGSGRGSGDAQDGEDAGTSSDNTSSHSNSASEDESDERPQCSPS